A region of Geobacillus sp. 46C-IIa DNA encodes the following proteins:
- a CDS encoding LLM class flavin-dependent oxidoreductase yields the protein MALELSVLDQSPIAEGMTAETALENTVRLAQFVEELGYQRFWVSEHHDTNSLAGSSPEVLLGHIGAKTSRIRIGSGGVMLPHYSPYKVAENFHVLAGLHAGRVDLGIGRAPGGMPRATIALQGDRRRPVDRYPEQIDDLLGYLYDTLPSVHPLYGVKATPIVQSPPDVWLLGSSSETAKLAADKGLPYVFAQFINGEGGEQYAKLYRDRFTPSPYLAEPRAMVAVFAICAETDEKAEWIAGSLDLTLLMIEQGMAVNGTPSPEKAAAYPYSPYERKRVVDNRKRMIVGSPARVKDELYRLCEAYETEEIMLVTITYDFHDKLTSFRLIAEAVWG from the coding sequence ATGGCGCTCGAGCTCAGCGTCCTTGACCAATCGCCGATCGCCGAAGGCATGACGGCGGAAACGGCGCTTGAAAACACCGTCCGGCTCGCCCAATTTGTCGAAGAGCTCGGCTATCAGCGGTTTTGGGTGTCCGAGCATCATGACACGAACAGCCTCGCCGGCTCATCCCCGGAAGTGCTGCTCGGCCATATCGGGGCGAAAACGTCGCGCATCCGCATCGGCTCCGGCGGCGTGATGCTGCCGCATTACAGCCCTTATAAGGTAGCGGAAAATTTCCACGTACTTGCCGGACTCCACGCCGGCCGTGTTGATTTAGGCATCGGGCGGGCGCCCGGCGGCATGCCGCGGGCGACGATCGCCCTGCAAGGCGACAGGCGCCGACCGGTCGACCGTTATCCGGAGCAAATCGATGACTTGCTCGGCTACTTGTATGACACCCTTCCGTCGGTGCATCCGCTTTATGGGGTGAAAGCGACGCCGATCGTCCAATCGCCGCCTGATGTATGGCTGCTCGGCTCGAGCTCGGAAACGGCCAAGCTGGCAGCGGATAAAGGGTTGCCGTACGTGTTCGCCCAATTTATTAACGGCGAAGGCGGCGAACAATATGCAAAACTGTATCGTGACCGATTTACCCCATCTCCGTATTTGGCCGAGCCGCGCGCGATGGTCGCCGTGTTTGCGATTTGCGCCGAGACCGATGAAAAAGCAGAATGGATTGCTGGCAGCCTCGACTTGACGCTGCTGATGATCGAGCAAGGGATGGCGGTGAACGGCACGCCAAGCCCAGAAAAAGCCGCGGCGTATCCGTACAGCCCGTACGAGCGCAAACGGGTCGTGGACAACCGGAAACGAATGATCGTCGGCAGCCCGGCGCGCGTCAAAGATGAACTATACCGGCTGTGCGAAGCATATGAAACGGAAGAGATCATGCTCGTTACGATTACATACGATTTCCATGACAAGCTCACCTCATTCCGGCTGATCGCCGAGGCGGTATGGGGGTGA
- a CDS encoding ABC transporter ATP-binding protein, whose product MSLRHSHHGARLETGQRAKNSAGTLRRLWAFIAPQKRKLFAAVAMVVTSSALALAGPYMIGRMIDGYIVGRKTDGFVLMLLLLLAIYAALGAATFLQNYWMVDVAQRTVHAIRERLFRHFHELPISFFDRRQQGELMSRITNDIDNMSQTFNSTVTQVIASTLTLIGAMAVMVSLSIVLTGVTLVVVPLMYAGMRWITRRTQARFREQQRALGEMNGFIEEVISGQKVVKLFSQEKRMEAEVARKNAELKQAGFWAQTYSGFIPKLMNFLNNLSFALIAGIGGWLAVKGAVSVGTIVVFAEYARQFTRPLNDLANQWNTLLSALAGAERVLEMLDTPREAEDEQEAEVLDRLDGHIEFRDVVFSYDKQRPALRGVTFSVSPGETVALVGPTGAGKTTVLQLLTRFYDPDAGAIFIDGRDSRTIRRASLRRHMAFVLQDTFLFSGTIRDNIRYGRLEATDEEVEEAARRANAHSFIMKLPNGYDTVLTSGGGGISQGQRQLLAIARAMVAAPSVLILDEATSNIDTVTEVRIQEALARLMDGRTCFVIAHRLNTIQHADRILVLNEGKVIEQGTHEELLAAKGFYFHLYRRYWERVVQQA is encoded by the coding sequence ATGTCACTACGGCATAGCCACCACGGAGCGCGCCTTGAGACAGGTCAGCGGGCAAAAAACAGCGCAGGCACATTGCGGCGGCTTTGGGCATTTATCGCCCCGCAAAAACGGAAGCTGTTCGCAGCGGTCGCGATGGTCGTCACCAGCTCGGCGTTGGCGCTTGCCGGCCCGTACATGATCGGCCGGATGATTGACGGGTATATTGTCGGGCGGAAGACGGACGGTTTCGTGCTGATGCTGCTTTTGCTTCTTGCCATTTATGCCGCCCTTGGCGCGGCGACGTTTTTGCAAAACTATTGGATGGTCGATGTCGCCCAACGGACGGTGCATGCAATCAGAGAGCGGCTGTTTCGCCATTTTCATGAGCTGCCGATTTCTTTTTTTGACCGCCGCCAGCAAGGCGAATTGATGAGCCGGATTACAAACGACATCGATAACATGAGCCAAACGTTTAACAGCACCGTCACCCAAGTGATCGCCAGCACGTTGACGCTGATCGGCGCGATGGCAGTGATGGTTTCACTTAGCATCGTGTTGACAGGCGTAACGCTCGTCGTTGTGCCGCTCATGTACGCCGGGATGCGCTGGATTACGCGCCGGACGCAGGCGCGCTTTCGCGAACAGCAGCGCGCGCTTGGCGAGATGAACGGCTTTATTGAAGAGGTCATCTCCGGCCAAAAAGTCGTGAAGCTGTTTTCTCAAGAGAAGCGGATGGAAGCGGAGGTGGCGCGCAAAAACGCCGAGCTGAAACAAGCCGGGTTTTGGGCGCAAACGTATTCCGGCTTCATTCCGAAGCTGATGAACTTTTTAAACAACTTGAGTTTCGCTCTTATTGCCGGCATCGGTGGATGGCTCGCGGTGAAAGGCGCCGTGTCAGTCGGAACGATCGTTGTATTTGCCGAATACGCCCGCCAGTTTACCCGCCCGCTCAACGATTTGGCCAACCAATGGAACACGCTGCTGTCCGCATTAGCCGGCGCGGAGCGGGTGTTGGAAATGTTGGATACCCCACGCGAAGCAGAAGATGAACAGGAAGCGGAAGTGCTTGATCGGCTCGATGGGCATATCGAGTTTCGCGATGTGGTGTTTTCATACGACAAGCAGCGCCCCGCGCTTCGCGGCGTCACCTTTTCCGTTTCCCCTGGGGAAACCGTCGCGCTCGTCGGTCCGACTGGAGCGGGCAAAACGACGGTGCTTCAGCTGTTAACCCGCTTTTATGATCCGGATGCGGGGGCGATTTTCATCGATGGCCGCGACAGCCGGACGATCAGGCGGGCGAGCTTGCGCCGGCATATGGCGTTTGTGCTCCAAGATACGTTTTTGTTTTCAGGAACGATTCGCGACAACATTCGCTACGGGCGGCTTGAGGCGACCGATGAAGAAGTGGAGGAAGCGGCGCGGAGGGCGAACGCCCATTCTTTTATTATGAAGCTGCCAAACGGCTATGACACCGTTTTGACGTCGGGCGGTGGGGGGATCAGCCAAGGACAGCGGCAGCTGTTGGCCATCGCCCGGGCGATGGTCGCTGCCCCGTCCGTATTGATTTTGGATGAAGCGACGAGCAATATCGATACGGTGACGGAAGTGCGCATTCAAGAAGCGCTCGCGCGGCTGATGGATGGCCGGACATGTTTTGTCATCGCCCATCGGCTGAATACGATTCAACATGCTGACCGCATTCTCGTGTTGAACGAAGGAAAGGTGATTGAACAAGGAACGCACGAAGAGTTGTTGGCGGCGAAAGGCTTTTATTTCCATTTGTATCGCCGTTATTGGGAGCGCGTTGTGCAGCAAGCGTAG
- a CDS encoding MOSC domain-containing protein — protein sequence MQIVSINVGKPKTIEVNGQLLVTGIDKTPVAGPVAVGKQNLAGDGQADLVHHGGEDKAICAYPSEHFAYWEQKYARPFPPSSFGENWTLSGLTEENACLGDIYAAGTALVQVSQPRQPCSKLALRHRLPDLPKAVCQTGKSGFYFRVLKEGIVEPEAPLILIERGPGELSIAYINHIYYHERDNIAALEQIAHHPALSTSWREAFLHRLTNQRKR from the coding sequence ATGCAAATCGTTTCCATTAACGTCGGAAAGCCGAAAACAATAGAGGTAAATGGCCAGCTGCTAGTGACCGGCATTGACAAAACGCCAGTCGCCGGACCGGTCGCTGTCGGCAAACAAAACTTAGCCGGGGACGGGCAAGCGGATCTTGTCCATCACGGCGGGGAAGACAAAGCCATTTGCGCCTATCCATCAGAACATTTCGCCTATTGGGAACAGAAATATGCCCGTCCATTTCCCCCAAGCTCGTTTGGAGAAAACTGGACGCTCTCTGGACTGACCGAAGAAAATGCATGCCTTGGCGACATTTATGCCGCCGGCACGGCGCTCGTGCAAGTGTCGCAGCCGCGCCAACCATGTTCGAAACTCGCACTTCGCCACCGGCTTCCGGATTTGCCGAAAGCCGTCTGTCAAACGGGAAAAAGCGGATTTTATTTTCGGGTGCTGAAAGAAGGCATCGTCGAGCCGGAAGCCCCGCTGATCCTCATTGAGCGCGGCCCTGGGGAGTTATCGATCGCCTATATAAACCACATTTACTATCATGAGCGGGACAACATCGCAGCCCTAGAACAAATCGCCCATCACCCAGCCCTATCAACGAGCTGGCGCGAAGCGTTTCTTCACCGCCTCACCAACCAGAGGAAACGGTAA
- a CDS encoding gamma-glutamylcyclotransferase: protein MAKRRYRVFVYGTLLTGEDNHHVAAPYVLAACPGKVSGRLYNVGSYPALVLGEEGEVEGEWLTVTEEGLKAMDELEDYAEGRDDNEYDRVWVRDVYQPVEGYVYVYPPEKAAGLPPIPSGSWRRREEKM from the coding sequence ATGGCAAAACGACGATATCGGGTGTTTGTGTATGGAACGTTGCTGACCGGCGAGGACAACCATCATGTCGCCGCCCCGTACGTTCTCGCCGCATGCCCAGGGAAAGTAAGCGGCCGTTTATACAACGTCGGCTCGTACCCCGCGCTTGTGCTCGGAGAAGAAGGGGAAGTGGAAGGGGAATGGCTGACGGTGACGGAAGAGGGGCTCAAAGCGATGGATGAGCTTGAAGACTATGCGGAAGGGCGGGACGACAATGAATACGATCGGGTATGGGTTCGGGATGTCTATCAGCCGGTTGAAGGGTATGTGTACGTTTATCCGCCGGAAAAAGCGGCCGGCTTGCCGCCCATTCCGTCCGGATCATGGCGGCGGCGTGAGGAGAAAATGTAA
- a CDS encoding ABC transporter ATP-binding protein: protein MRRVLVYLRPYRKWMALAWLLMLTELAIELWQPLLMGKIIDDGVIKGDVTAIFTWGAVMLGASLLAFAAGIANSFAAAYVGQEYGFALRTALFAKIQSFSLARIEQLSAASLITRMTNDVTQVQSMLFMSLRIALRAPLLVVFGVGMAFVVHSRLALILAVAVPLSTAFLLWVMKKAVSSFSAVQRALDRVNSVMRENLAGMRLIKAWMRGEYEQERFAAANDALMRQTMSVLRLVETIAPGLLFVMNAAIVAVLFFGRLDVEAGTASAGQVVAVVNYATRATAALSMFTFITMALSRARASAARLAELLDEPKERNGAGGMNGLTVRRGEIRFEHVSFRYPNSGHDALSDVSFVIRPQETAAILGATGSGKSTLLQLIPRLYEPSAGRVLIDGIDVRAFSSGQLRAAVRFVPQEVLLFSGTIADNLRFGHPAATAEEMMRAAGDAQIHETIAKFPDGYDALVGQKGVNLSGGQKQRLSIARALVGDPHILLLDDSTSALDAATEAKLLDALRRYACTTVMVTQKVSTAMAADTILLLEDGRLIGQGTHKQLLETSELYRRIVATQQGKKGQSNVTTA from the coding sequence GTGCGGCGAGTGCTTGTTTATTTGCGGCCGTACCGGAAATGGATGGCCTTAGCGTGGCTGTTGATGTTGACAGAGCTGGCGATTGAACTTTGGCAGCCGCTGTTGATGGGAAAAATCATTGATGATGGCGTGATCAAAGGGGATGTTACCGCCATTTTTACGTGGGGCGCCGTCATGCTTGGCGCCTCGCTGTTGGCGTTTGCCGCCGGCATCGCCAATTCGTTTGCCGCTGCTTACGTTGGACAGGAATACGGCTTTGCGCTGCGCACGGCGCTATTTGCTAAAATTCAGTCGTTTTCGTTAGCGCGCATTGAACAGCTGTCGGCGGCTTCGCTCATTACCCGGATGACAAACGACGTAACACAAGTGCAAAGCATGCTGTTTATGAGTTTGCGCATCGCCTTGCGTGCGCCGCTGCTCGTCGTCTTTGGCGTCGGCATGGCGTTTGTCGTTCATTCCCGTTTAGCGCTTATTTTGGCAGTAGCTGTTCCGCTTTCGACCGCTTTTTTATTGTGGGTGATGAAAAAGGCAGTGTCATCGTTTTCCGCCGTCCAGCGGGCGTTAGACCGCGTCAACAGCGTGATGCGGGAAAACTTGGCCGGCATGCGCCTCATTAAGGCATGGATGCGGGGCGAATATGAACAAGAGCGGTTTGCAGCGGCAAACGATGCGCTGATGCGGCAGACGATGAGCGTGCTCCGTCTCGTCGAGACGATCGCGCCGGGATTATTGTTTGTCATGAACGCGGCCATCGTCGCGGTGCTGTTTTTTGGCCGCCTCGATGTCGAGGCGGGGACGGCGAGCGCCGGACAGGTCGTTGCGGTTGTCAACTATGCGACGCGGGCGACAGCGGCGTTATCGATGTTTACGTTCATTACGATGGCGTTGTCACGGGCGCGCGCTTCAGCTGCCCGCCTTGCCGAACTGCTTGATGAGCCGAAAGAGCGAAACGGAGCGGGCGGGATGAACGGACTGACTGTCCGGCGCGGCGAAATCCGGTTTGAGCACGTTTCGTTCCGCTATCCAAACAGCGGGCATGACGCCCTTTCCGACGTATCATTTGTCATCCGTCCGCAAGAAACGGCGGCGATTTTGGGGGCGACCGGATCCGGGAAATCGACGCTTCTTCAATTGATTCCCCGCTTGTATGAGCCAAGCGCCGGGCGGGTGTTGATTGACGGCATCGATGTGCGCGCATTCTCGTCAGGGCAGCTGCGGGCGGCCGTCCGTTTCGTTCCGCAGGAAGTGCTGTTATTCTCCGGCACGATCGCCGATAACCTTCGCTTCGGCCATCCGGCGGCGACGGCGGAAGAGATGATGCGGGCGGCGGGCGATGCACAAATCCACGAAACGATCGCCAAGTTTCCCGATGGGTATGACGCCCTCGTAGGTCAAAAAGGCGTCAATTTATCAGGCGGGCAAAAGCAGCGGCTGTCGATCGCCCGCGCATTGGTCGGCGATCCGCACATTTTGCTTTTGGATGACAGCACGAGCGCGCTCGATGCGGCGACAGAAGCGAAGCTGCTCGATGCATTGCGTCGGTATGCGTGCACGACGGTGATGGTGACGCAAAAGGTGAGCACGGCGATGGCGGCTGATACGATTTTGCTTTTGGAAGACGGCCGCTTAATTGGCCAAGGAACCCATAAACAATTGCTGGAAACAAGCGAACTGTATCGACGGATTGTCGCTACGCAGCAAGGAAAGAAGGGACAAAGCAATGTCACTACGGCATAG
- a CDS encoding thioredoxin family protein: protein MPAVESNMFPLGKQAPPFALTNAVDGRLVRLDDVKSDVATVIMFICNHCPFVKHVQHELVRLANDYMPKGVSFVAINANDAEQYPEDSPENMKKVAEELGYPFPYLYDETQEVAKAYDAACTPDFYIFDRERKCVYRGQLDDSRPNNGIPVTGESIRAALDALLAGRPVPEDQKPSIGCSIKWKPTS, encoded by the coding sequence ATGCCAGCTGTTGAATCGAACATGTTTCCGCTCGGCAAACAGGCGCCGCCGTTTGCTCTCACGAACGCCGTCGATGGTCGACTTGTCCGTCTTGACGATGTAAAATCAGACGTCGCGACCGTCATTATGTTTATTTGCAACCATTGTCCGTTTGTGAAACATGTACAGCACGAACTCGTCCGCTTAGCGAACGACTACATGCCAAAAGGGGTGTCGTTTGTCGCGATCAACGCCAACGACGCCGAACAATATCCGGAAGACTCCCCGGAAAACATGAAAAAGGTGGCCGAAGAGCTCGGCTATCCGTTCCCGTACTTATACGATGAGACGCAGGAAGTGGCGAAAGCATACGACGCCGCCTGCACCCCGGATTTTTACATTTTTGACCGCGAACGGAAGTGCGTCTATCGCGGCCAGCTTGACGATTCGCGCCCAAACAACGGCATTCCGGTCACCGGAGAGTCGATTCGCGCGGCGCTTGACGCCTTGCTGGCGGGTCGTCCGGTGCCGGAAGACCAAAAGCCGAGCATCGGCTGCAGCATTAAGTGGAAGCCAACGTCGTAA